The proteins below come from a single Mustela nigripes isolate SB6536 chromosome 14, MUSNIG.SB6536, whole genome shotgun sequence genomic window:
- the LOC132001742 gene encoding small ribosomal subunit protein eS1-like yields MIEAHVDVKTTDGYLLRLFWVGFTKKRNNQIWKTSHAQHQQVHQIRKKMMEIMTREVQANDLKEVVKKLIPDSIGNDIEKACQSIYPLHDIFVRKVKMLKKPKFELGKLMELHGEGSSSGKATGDETGAKVEQADGYEPPVQESV; encoded by the coding sequence ATGATTGAAGCTCATGTTGACGTCAAGACTACTGATGGTTATTTGCTTCGTCTATTTTGGGTTGGTTTTACTAAAAAACGCAATAATCAGATTTGGAAGACCTCTCACGCTCAGCATCAACAGGTCCACCAAATTCGGAAAAAGAtgatggagatcatgacccgagaggTTCAGGCAAATGACTTGAAAGAAGTGGTCAAAAAATTGATTCCAGACAGCATTGGAAATGATATAGAAAAAGCTTGTCAGTCTATTTATCCGCTCCATGATATCTttgttagaaaagtaaaaatgctgaAGAAGCCCAAGTTTGAATTGGGAAAGCTCATGGAGCTTCATGGTGAAGGTAGTAGTTCTGGAAAAGCTACTGGGGATGAGACTGGTGCTAAAGTGGAACAAGCTGATGGATATGAGCCACCAGTCCAAGAATCTGTTTAA
- the LOC132001743 gene encoding small ribosomal subunit protein eS1-like, translating to MAVGKNKRLTKGGKKGAKKKVVDPFSKKDWYDVKAPSMCNIRNIGKTLVTRTQGNKIASDGFKGRVFEVSLADLQNDEAAFRKFKLITEDVQGKNCLTNFHGMDLPRDKMCSMVKK from the coding sequence ATGGCGGTCGGCAAAAACAAGCGCCTTACGAAAGGCGGCAAAAAGGGAGCCAAGAAGAAAGTGGTTGATCCATTTTCTAAGAAAGATTGGTATGATGTGAAAGCACCATCTATGTGTAATATAAGAAATATTGGAAAAACATTAGTCACAAGAACTCAAGGAAACAAAATCGCTTCTGATGGCTTCAAGGGTCGTGTTTTTGAAGTGAGTCTTGCTGATCTGCAGAATGATGAAGCTGCATTCAGAAAATTCAAGCTAATTACTGAGGATGTTCAGGGCAAAAACTGCCTGACCAATTTCCATGGCATGGATCTTCCCCGGGACAAAATGTGCTCCATGGTCAAAAAATAG